Proteins encoded in a region of the Rutidosis leptorrhynchoides isolate AG116_Rl617_1_P2 chromosome 9, CSIRO_AGI_Rlap_v1, whole genome shotgun sequence genome:
- the LOC139867898 gene encoding putative F-box/FBD/LRR-repeat protein At4g13965 gives MEEVQRRSPSENVPVDLIQRIQLLLPVEEAARTCVLSKTWSHAWSTIPHLRFHLTSEVANEEKERDYIKFMDRTMSKYAQHNIPIESLKLKLNNKLASHLANKRIPTVAAQSCLKELSIRIESDSDLILPDEIFFGKNLHTLSLSDIRLSPIETVSRNPVINCVNLRVLELLYVEISEEVLDTLFSNCVLLEKIDLTFRSDMKTFKVRNFRYLQELKLRTQVPLDVLKIDDVPNLCLFLYDVFSESIKTFNMASLMSVTKLSLHGVTIDVHFLDMIKLKLPSLEILDLVIRDWTSERWDFTRSSLKCLTLITRVSKKIDIIQVNAPNLRHLSYRGRTMPSILFPSNNVPEYIKLELDLFRSDDPSFFLTMRDLLNLSTKFDIEISYFGYELPNIDNEDREIWFTVPSTNVQHLSYNAYLTENLQGHLSYFDALVTLCHPKYVTLYSRNPIFSVEIKSPEKFFCDFFKPIISRMMANKTSDRKDIEFKNPGNGKWEILTDSFTSTILDISAYSFYSVELKPNCNFFPYLLGYGRQIELLGV, from the exons ATGGAGGAAGTGCAGAGAAGATCACCATCCGAAAATGTCCCAGTGGATTTGATTCAACGTATACAATTGTTGTTGCCTGTAGAAGAAGCAGCTCGTACGTGTGTATTATCCAAGACTTGGTCACACGCTTGGTCTACCATCCCTCATCTCAGGTTTCATCTAACCTCAGAGGTTGCTAATGAAGAAAAAGAAAGAGATTACATCAAGTTTATGGATCGCACCATGTCTAAGTACGCCCAACACAACATACCAAtcgaaagtttgaaactgaaacttAACAACAAGTTGGCTTCTCATCTTGCTAATAAACGGATTCCAACTGTAGCTGCCCAAAGTTGTCTCAAGGAGCTTTCCATCCGTATCGAATCTGATAGTGATTTAATACTTCCGGATGAGATATTCTTTGGGAAAAACCTACATACTCTGTctttaagtgatattcgtttatcaCCGATCGAAACGGTGAGTCGCAATCCTGTGATCAACTGTGTGAACTTACGGGTACTCGAGTTGCTCTATGTGGAGATAAGTGAAGAGGTACTAGATACCTTATTCTCTAATTGTGTCTTACTCGAGAAAATAGACCTTACATTTCGCTCTGATATGAAGACATTTAAGGTAAGAAATTTTCGTTATCTTCAAGAACTGAAGTTAAGGACACAAGTACCTCTTGATGTTTTGAAAATTGATGATGTTCCTAATCTTTGCTTGTTTCTCTACGACGTGTTTTCTGAATCTATCAAGACATTCAACATGGCTTCATTAATGAGTGTGACTAAATTATCATTACATGGTGTGACCATAGACGTCCATTTTCTTGACATGATCAAATTAAAATTACCTTCTCTCGAGATTTTGGACCTTGTAATTCGTGATTGGACTTCGGAAAGGTGGGATTTCACAAGGTCTTCGTTGAAATGTCTGACCCTCATAACGCGTGTAAGTAAGAAGATTGACATAATACAAGTTAATGCTCCAAATTTACGTCATTTGAGTTATAGGGGCAGAACAATGCCTAGTATCCTGTTTCCATCTAATAATGTTCCTGAATATATCAAGCTTGAACTAGATTTGTTTCGTTCCGATGATCCTTCTTTCTTCCTTACGATGAGGGATCTACTTAATTTATCAACCAAATTTGATATTGAAATAAGCTATTTTGGTTATGAGCTACCAAACATTGATAATGAGGATCGTGAAATATGGTTCACAGTTCCATCTACTAACGTGCAACATTTATCATATAATGCATATTTAACTGAAAATTTGCAGGGGCATCTGTCATATTTTGATGCACTTGTTACGCTTTGCCATCCCAAATACGTGACCCTATATAGTCGCAACCCCATATTCAGTGTCGAGATAAAAAGTCCTGAGAAATTTTTTTGTGACTTCTTCAAGCCCATAATAAGTAGAATGATGGCAAATAAAACGTCTGACAGAAAAGATATCGAGTTCAAGAATCCTGGTAATGGAAAATGGGAGATTCTAACAGATTCTTTCACGAGTACTATTCTTGACATATCGGCTTACTCATTCTATTCAGTTGAGTTGAAACCAAACTG TAACTTTTTTCCGTATTTGTTAGGATATGGAAGGCAAATAGAGCTACTAGGGGTTTAA
- the LOC139867899 gene encoding uncharacterized mitochondrial protein AtMg00810-like, whose protein sequence is MTARSQENKVLKLKRALYGLKQAPRAWNSRIDKYFQQNGFTKCPHEHALYTKVSKEGDVMIVCLYVDDLIFTGSNPKMFEEFKKAMVREFEMTDIGLMAYYLGIEVKQKKEGIFISQEGYANEVLKKFKMNECKSMNTPVDCNLKLSKDDEGYLMDPTQYKSLVGSLRYLTCTRPDILYGVGLVSRYMEAPTINHLKAAKRILRYIKGTIDYGLFYSPSDHFKLVGYSDSDWAGDIDDRKSTSGFVFYMGDTAFTWSSKKQPIVTLSTCEAEFVAATSCTCHAVWLRKLLNKLKFFQKEPTEIYVDNKSAIALAKNPVFHDRSKHIDTKYHYIRECVTNKEVQIKYAKSLDQVADIFTKPLKHETFQRLQNMLGVTKST, encoded by the exons ATGACCGCACGCA gccaagagaataaggtgctgaaattgaaaagggccttatatgggttgaagcaagcgcctcgggcatggaatagcaggatagacaagtatttccaacagaatggctttacaaaatgcccacatgagcatgctctctataccaaagtaagcaaggaaggagatgttatgattgtgtgcctatatgtggatgacttgatattcactggcagtaatcccaaaatgtttgaggagttcaagaaagcaatggttcgggagttcgagatgaccgacattggacttatggcttactatcttgggatcgaggtaaaacaaaagaaagaaggaatattcatatcccaagaaggttatgcgaatgaggtgctcaagaagtttaagatgaatgaatgcaagtcaatgaacacaccggtggattgcaatctcaaattgtcaaaagatgacgAAGGATACTTGatggacccaacacaatacaagagtttggttggaagtctgagatacctaacctgcacgaggccagatattctttacggagttggactagtaagtcgatacatggaagcacctacaataaatcacttgaaggcggccaagaggatacttcgctacatcaaaggtacgattgactatgggcTATTTTATTCACCTTCTGATCACTTTAaactagttggatacagtgatagtgattgggctggagacatagatgatcgtaagagtacgagtggtttcgtgttctatatgggagatacagcgttcacatggagctcgaagaagcaacccattgtgactctgtcaacctgtgaagccgagtttgtagcagcaacatcgtgcacctgtcatgcagtatggctcaggaagttactaaataagcttaagttttttcaaaaggaacctacagagatatatgtggataacaagtctgcgattgctctagcaaagaatccagtcttccatgatcgaagcaaacacatcgatacaaaataccattacataagggagtgtgttacaaataaagaggtgcagataaagtacgcgaagtcacttgaccaagttgctgatattttcacaaagcctctaaaacacgagacgtttcagagattacagaatatgctcggagtaacgaaatcaa CGTAA